One stretch of Arachis duranensis cultivar V14167 chromosome 1, aradu.V14167.gnm2.J7QH, whole genome shotgun sequence DNA includes these proteins:
- the LOC110279778 gene encoding uncharacterized protein LOC110279778: protein MPTKMVSCSRGKAVLVRVYAEKHGKRRSSIQQHRHHHHVHQTFRQEAHSSASKGYDRRAGLLNYSHQLRASAKGTSASSTPLLSMSTNIHVHTAPTKMTSPKKKPNYTGTPTCFGNWKLLIPSFLRSWCNAPKKKKKVHSRFLGNRMKIFQKRRGRNFFSNVYSIRRTRACV, encoded by the exons ATGCCAACCAAAATG GTGAGTTGCAGCAGAGGTAAGGCAGTGCTAGTAAGGGTATATGCTGAGAAGCATGGGAAGAGGAGATCATCAATTCAACAGCATCGCCACCACCACCACGTCCATCAAACATTTAGACAAGAGGCACATAGTTCTGCAAGTAAGGGATATGATAGAAGAGCAGGGTTGCTTAACTACTCGCATCAATTACGCGCGTCCGCAAAAGGAACATCTGCATCTTCCACACCCTTACTCTCCATGTCTACTAACATCCATGTTCACACAGCTCCAACCAAG ATGACCTCTCCCAAGAAAAAGCCCAATTATACTGGAACACCAACTTGCTTTGGCAATTGGAAACTATTGATTCCAAGCTTCTTAAGATCATGGTGCAATGccccaaaaaagaagaaaaaggtgcATAGCAGATTTTTAGGAAACCGCATGAAAATTTTCCAG AAAAGGAGAGGAAGGAATTTCTTTTCCAATGTGTACTCAATCAGACGGACGCGTGCTTGTGTTTAG